A genomic segment from Flammeovirga pectinis encodes:
- a CDS encoding sugar-binding domain-containing protein: MKNVIYLLTLFVLSSGCNTQNSNKTAREHDFNFNWKFHLTDNNHSNFSSEDVSVKDWESIKLPHDWVIGNHYDSANAEFAPATGYIYGGGTGWYRKEFDIALNNNQKAFIHFDGVYNNSEVYINGKKLGFHPYGYSPFYYDLTPYINKNSKNTIAVKVDHTRFADSRWYTGAGIYRNVKLVVTNKLYVPIWGTFISTPEIEDNNALVNITTTIKNDYKGNKSFDLLTELFNKSNEKVGEAIKVISINENEQLEVVQQINVTNPILWGVENPHLYTAVTKLIIDNEQVDVLSSNFGIRNIKFDADSGFFLNNENMKIKGVCLHHDAGLVGTAVPKDVWRRRLQTLKDGGCNAIRVAHNPASSEFLDLCDELGFLVQDEFFDEWDYPKDKRFNQKEQSQNKETEGYANYFQNYGEEDLKSVMKSHRNHPSIFQWSIGNEIEWTYPRVAKATGFFGNMNWNGNYFWSKPPYSTTKIKEKLTTLPHQKYDIGMTAKQLVDWTKEMDNSRPVVANCILPSASHETLYGKSLDIVGYSYRRVLYDYGHEMYPNKVIMGTENLAQYHEWKAVMDRPFIAGTFFWTGIDYLGEIRGPWPIKGNNAGMIDFAGFTKPSYHMIKTLWSDDPHTYIATQEIEKSINKIDPNSGLLVAKNPNAWKHALWEWHDVNNHWNYAEKQMISVEMYSNCESIELFLNEKSLGQRNLSEFEDHIYKWAVPFEKGKLTAVGVKNGQIIETTLHTAGKAAGVKLSIDKSTIDNDEYEVAHVVAQLVDAKGFPIKNQERIINFEIPENLRVLGVDNGAINNVQTHNARKLLTSNGRALIILQSKEGKGKVEVKAKVEGLLEDKILLTIKEKGTKTQDVYAELN, from the coding sequence ATGAAGAATGTAATTTATTTACTCACTCTGTTTGTTTTGAGTAGTGGATGTAACACCCAAAACTCAAATAAAACAGCTCGTGAACACGACTTTAATTTTAACTGGAAATTCCATTTAACAGACAATAATCATAGCAATTTTAGCAGTGAAGATGTAAGTGTGAAGGACTGGGAAAGTATCAAATTACCGCATGATTGGGTAATTGGTAATCATTACGATTCTGCTAATGCTGAATTTGCTCCTGCAACCGGATACATTTATGGTGGAGGAACAGGTTGGTACCGAAAAGAATTTGATATAGCATTAAACAATAATCAAAAGGCGTTTATCCATTTTGATGGCGTATATAATAATTCAGAAGTATATATCAACGGTAAAAAATTAGGCTTTCATCCTTATGGGTATTCTCCTTTTTACTACGACTTAACACCATATATCAATAAGAATTCAAAAAATACCATTGCAGTAAAAGTAGATCATACAAGGTTTGCAGATAGTAGATGGTATACAGGAGCAGGAATCTATAGAAACGTAAAATTAGTAGTTACAAATAAACTGTATGTTCCAATATGGGGTACATTTATTTCTACTCCAGAAATAGAAGATAACAATGCATTAGTAAATATTACTACTACAATTAAGAACGACTACAAAGGCAATAAATCTTTTGATTTGTTGACAGAATTATTCAATAAGAGTAATGAAAAAGTTGGTGAAGCAATAAAAGTAATTTCAATTAATGAGAACGAACAATTAGAAGTTGTTCAACAAATAAATGTAACTAATCCAATATTGTGGGGTGTAGAGAACCCGCATTTATATACAGCAGTTACAAAACTTATTATTGATAATGAACAAGTAGATGTATTGTCAAGCAATTTTGGTATACGAAATATAAAGTTTGATGCAGACTCAGGTTTTTTCTTAAACAATGAAAACATGAAAATTAAAGGTGTTTGTCTACATCATGATGCTGGCCTTGTAGGTACTGCAGTGCCAAAAGATGTTTGGAGACGCCGCTTGCAAACGTTGAAAGATGGTGGTTGTAATGCCATTAGAGTAGCGCACAACCCAGCTTCATCAGAATTTCTTGATTTATGTGACGAGTTAGGATTTCTAGTTCAAGACGAATTTTTTGACGAATGGGATTACCCAAAAGACAAGCGTTTTAACCAGAAAGAACAATCTCAGAATAAAGAAACGGAAGGCTATGCAAATTATTTCCAAAATTACGGAGAAGAAGATTTAAAGTCTGTAATGAAATCTCACCGTAACCATCCTTCAATTTTTCAGTGGAGTATCGGTAACGAGATAGAATGGACTTATCCAAGAGTTGCTAAGGCAACAGGATTTTTTGGGAACATGAATTGGAACGGCAATTATTTCTGGTCTAAACCACCTTATTCTACCACTAAAATTAAGGAGAAGTTAACTACTTTACCTCATCAAAAATATGATATTGGCATGACAGCTAAGCAGTTAGTAGATTGGACAAAAGAGATGGATAACTCTAGACCTGTTGTAGCAAATTGTATTTTACCATCTGCATCGCATGAAACATTATACGGAAAGTCATTAGATATTGTAGGCTACAGTTATAGAAGAGTGCTGTATGATTATGGACACGAAATGTATCCAAATAAAGTAATAATGGGTACTGAAAATTTAGCTCAATACCACGAATGGAAAGCTGTAATGGACAGACCATTTATTGCAGGAACATTCTTTTGGACAGGTATAGATTATTTGGGTGAAATTAGAGGACCTTGGCCTATTAAAGGTAATAATGCGGGTATGATAGATTTTGCAGGTTTTACAAAACCCTCTTATCATATGATTAAAACGTTATGGTCTGATGATCCTCATACGTACATAGCTACTCAAGAAATTGAAAAATCTATTAATAAAATAGACCCAAATTCTGGTTTACTAGTAGCAAAAAATCCGAATGCTTGGAAGCATGCATTATGGGAATGGCATGATGTTAATAATCATTGGAATTATGCTGAAAAACAAATGATTAGTGTAGAAATGTACTCTAATTGCGAATCAATAGAATTGTTCTTAAACGAGAAGAGTTTAGGCCAAAGAAACTTATCAGAATTTGAAGATCATATCTATAAATGGGCAGTTCCTTTCGAGAAAGGGAAACTAACAGCAGTAGGTGTGAAAAATGGTCAGATAATAGAAACTACTTTACATACAGCAGGTAAGGCAGCAGGAGTGAAATTATCTATAGATAAATCTACTATTGATAATGATGAGTACGAAGTAGCACATGTTGTAGCTCAATTAGTAGATGCAAAAGGTTTTCCAATCAAAAATCAAGAGAGGATAATCAATTTTGAAATTCCAGAGAACTTAAGAGTACTTGGGGTAGATAATGGAGCTATTAATAACGTGCAGACACATAATGCAAGAAAATTATTGACGTCAAATGGGCGAGCACTTATCATTCTTCAATCGAAAGAAGGTAAGGGTAAAGTCGAAGTAAAAGCTAAAGTAGAGGGTTTATTGGAAGATAAAATACTTCTCACAATTAAAGAAAAAGGCACAAAGACACAAGATGTCTATGCAGAGTTAAACTAA